taaattacaattataGCAACCCTTTTAACcatttgaaaaacaaaggCACGAGACCATGGAATTGTACAGAGATAAAATGGGCAGCTATCCAGTAATTTAACTGAGATACTAAATTATTACAAACAGGGGAAAGGAAACATCATtagaaaagaatgaaaagataaatttcttcaaaaaaataattgtcaATCTTTCTATTTGATAGTTACCTTCCTAGTTATATGGAAGGATAGCTACTTTGAACAAATACAGAAAAACCGAGAAGACAGGTTTTTTTAAATCTCCTAATGTGTAATGAATCTGCCTGAGGTTTCATCAATTTCAcctatataataatattacatTGAAGAGTGGTTTGTTTCAATGTTAGCTCTGTAAAATAGAAGGGCATGGATCCAGAGAGAAAATTACCTCCGATGCATGGTTATGCACAAGTAAGTTCATCCAGCCCTTCCATGAACCTTTTCAAGGGAGGCAGGCACTGATTTTACGTCACTCTGAAGTTAGAAAACAGAACTTAAAAGAAAGCATGCAGCTCTATCTGGGATCTTCCGATTTGAAACATGACAacatgagagagaaagagagagatccAGATAGGTTGGTTCCTCCTAAGTTGAGTGCCAAAACGGATCGTAAATCTCCATTGAGAAATTGAAGGGAACTAATATCAAGAGAAGCACCACCTTCCCACTTCATGAACAGCTTCAAAGTAATTGTTAGTGCTCTCAAGTTCAAATAATGCTCAGGAGGGTCGGCTAATCACTATCGCTATCACGTCTTCCTGAAAGAAACAAGCCAAGAATAAATTAAAGATTGTGCcagaaattagaaaaaatagaaataaaaataagaacaaTTTGGGAGAGAGTGGGGAAGGTTGTCATACTTCCTGAAGGTCTTTTTCCCTCCATagcctctctcttctcttggCAACTCGAGCAAAGGAATGGGCCATCCCAAGGTCGCAATTTTCCTGGGTTAGATGATCCACTGTGTATCGAAATACCCTCTCCCGGTTTAATTTCTACTTGACAAACTGCACACATAAACAACTTGAACATGTTGCAGAGCGGGTATTTTGTATCTAACCTGCATTCCACATGAAGATACTGTCAAAAACCAGTAAACCTACATAAACCCCCTCCATATAAAGCTCCACCAATAATGAAACAAACCCATTATACCAAGTTCAACTAATAACGAAAGAATgttcccaaaagaaaaactcaaagtTAGAAAAGGGAAcagaaatggaaaataaaatactaagTAAGCAACAAACACTTCTGCCTGACCCAGAGATCAAAAATCAAGTTTAGGCCATGAATATGATTTTTAAGCACAAACCTCTCAGAAAGCGAAGCAGAACCTTCCTCAAATAATTCCTCCACCATGTCTGGCTCAATATACTCTTTTTCAACATTAGAAGATGAGTCACAATGCTTTTTCCGAAACATGGATTTAAACAACACTCCTTTTCCCTGCTTCTTTGGTTGCGACGATGGGAGTGGCTTCTCATGTGGCAAAATATCAATCACAATGCATGTTGTATCATCCCGAAGTCCCTTGTGGCCTACAGCATCCTGGAAATAGAACAAAAAGTCAGACATAGTATTGAAGTAAAGAAGAAAGTGCCCTCCCAGCACAATAGTTCTGGCAAAGCATCTAACGCATGGGTCAAGGTGCAAAAGCTATAAACTATATAACACATATAACATAACTTACAGAAAACTGAAACTTATAACTGCTATTATACCTTAACAATCTGTGCAGCTGCAGCATCTGGTGCCATCCCACGACAACAATCAAGAGCTGTTTCTGCAGACAAGGCATCCCAGACTCCATCACTCGAAATGATAAGTCTACCACCAGCTGAAGACAACTGTAGGAAAAACAATGacaaaaattctttaaaataatGATTTCAAAGTGAAGACATCATAGAAAATTATTGTTCCAACAATGAAAAGCAATaggtaataaaataaaaaatttcataaagtaCAGGGGTTGCTTTTACAAATGTCTGCTGAATGTTTTGGCACTAACATCTAAGGGGGAATCGAGCATATGGAGATTAAAACATGGACGCTGAATGTTGTAAAATGTGACAACAGTAGAAACATACCTTCATTTGCTTTACGTACGGAACAGGGACAATGAACTCCCCAACATCCATATCACCAATAGATCGTGACAGACACAAGCCACCAGGCCAACACCTCAAAGGACCGAtctacaaaaaaagaaataaacaaatCATTTCGTAAATTAGTCAGGCTGTGCATTAGAAAATACCCAGAATTCAACACGTGGAAAACCAATAAATTATAACAGATGGCAGACTGATATCAACACTTAAAAATTTTCATCTCAAGAGCAATATTTAGAGCACAATTTCTTCAAGTTCATAATCTTATTAACATCAGGGTCCGACAATAGATTCAACCTATCTTTAAGCACACTTGTCCATGTCATCCACCAGGATTTGATATCCCTATCTTAACATCTAAATTTGTGCTTGTAAAAATTGATTTCCTGGAAAATACTCAACAACTTAAAAACAATAAGCATAAGTAAGGCATGAAGAAAAGTTACCTCAGCCCCACCACCAGTGTTAAGCCGACCAACCTCACCCCCACTTGCAGTGATACGCAACCGCCTATTCACATATAGTTGGGGTGGAGGGTTAATAAGGGATACCGATTATTAAGTAAGTTAAAAACACATTATACAAATAACTTACTCCTCTTCATTGATTTCAAGCCTATGGTCTGCTGATAAATAATAAACTCCACCTTCAGCAGGTTCAAGTATGCAACGAGAATCGCCAACAGATGCAACAGATATTACCCATCCTTCTATAATCACAAAGGTGACAGTTGTTCCTGAAGTTTGAGCTGCAAGATGAGAATAACAACGCAatatcagaagaaaaaaattacgaCTTAATCAATCTTAAGGTAAAACAAGGGCTATCAATTCAATATCATAGGGTCAAAGTAAAAGCAGATTGAAATTAACCATACCTCTCTCTTGAAACTCTTTGTCTGTCTTGACAAATCCTGCTACGAAAGCCCTTGGCAATGCTGCTACCCATTCATCTCTGTTAAGATCTGAAGGCATAGCAGCTAAAACACTATTTAGAAGATTCTCCTTTGAGTAAATAGCAGCAGCAGACCCGTTATGCCCATCAAATAGCTGCAAGACATGGTTCAGTAAGAGCAATCCAGAGCACTTAAGCAGTAACCATCAAGCTTTGAATGATTATCAATTCATTAGTAGAGGATACCCATGCTTCAATAGTGGTTTCGGTAGTATCAGTAAAACTTGGAAATAGAAGTAAAAAGAGTTCCCAAGATTAGGTAGAAGGggcaatcaaaataaaacatcTACCTAAGAGATCCTACAAAATGTAACAAAAGTTGTTTTGGCAGACCTAGCAGCACAAGTCTTTTAATGGCTTAAAAGAACTTGTTTACAAAACATAAGCACAAGTTTAATATTCCCAGCATTATTCCCACATCCTTGAGCAATAGCTAGTCTAACAATCACCACTATCAACTGCATATTCAAATACATCTAGTTTATCTAAACATGAAATAGAGCTTATGCTAAGTGATAGTATCATAAATTAGAAAACTACATATATCAAAAGACAAAAGAGGGAAAGCATGTCAATAAAAATCCACCAAAACCAGCTGATCAACAAACTCAAGCAAACCATTGGGTAACAGTATTTTCCCCTTTGATTAACATCAATATTAACTTCTTAGCCAATTCTACATTTTCTTCAATATAATGGCAGACCAggtaaaaatgataaaaacagaagaagcGGAGACAGACAGAAaaataccccaaaaactgaatacgtagAAACTCCATCTCCCACAACTCTTTGACATTCCGTCTTTACCAGCGTAAAATCCTCCCCCTTCTTGCTCTGACTCGCCTGACCGTGCACAATCTCGGGTCTCTCAATCTTCTCATTGGCCAATTCACGCTTCAGCAGCACCGAGAGCGGAACCGTCTGATGATTCTCATTCTTGTTGGACATTGTTCCCCCACGCCCAAACACCTCAACACAGTCTCAATATACTCCTCCTCCTACAACCTCTAATCTTCCATCTCCGATTCTCAAACCAAATcctgcaaaacaaaagacaGCAAAAATAAACGCACGTAAATCAAACGCTGCGTTTCGCGCATTCTCCAATCTAATAATCGATCTCGTTAATCTTAATAAGAAATCGTCGACATCAGTGGCTAAAACGGCCACGACGACAACGAAATCAGCGAGATCTTCAAACGAAACGGCACTCACAAAAACGAATCAAGCCATTTTTATCATCTCAAAAATCGTAACAGCAAATGAAGAGACAGTTAAACAATAGCAATGTCGATATGAACACGAATTcgagaaaggaaaagagaagaaaagaaaagaaaaattacaggAAAGAGGGAATGATTAGCAAATGGCAAATGGTGATTACGCGCGAAGAAGATGAGCGTAAGGCGCGAGGAAGACGAAGGTGGTAGCGGTGAGTCGCTCTGATCGAGAAACGTGGATCCCGGCACCCTGCAGAAATTCCATTCTCTtcaaaaggaagagagaaagataaaaaaagagagcgaatatatgaaatgaaaaagCGCAAATGAAGCTgttcttctccttttcttccttctttttaagaaaaaaaggaaagaaacaaatttaattaaaataaattactaaattACTAAATTTCCTGGCGCTGACGTGGCAAAAAACACGCCGTTTCTCTTTTCGGCGCTCCGAGCCGCGTTTGACGTTGTTGTAGCAAGCCGTTTGACTTGTATGGTGCGCAAGAGTCAAGAGCAAAAGGACGTATTCGTGACTTCTTCGTGGATCTCTCTCTAATTCTGTATGGGCCCACAATGAGGTGTGGGCTCCAGTGGGCCCCTTGATTGTAAGGAATCTGCTGTGGTCGACCAGTTAGGACAAAACAtaatgggattttttttagggagattcactattatactcaatatgggggcccaaattataaaaataccctatataaaatggagaCCTCAACTTCAGTGAGGACTCGGTCAAGCAAAACAACCCCTCACGGACCGGAGGACAagcaaaaaatcataaaaatgaaaaataaataaacaatttaCACAACGAACGTTTTAGCCCATGTATGGGGATGGTAGCTCAAATGAGAATTTACATAATGAATATTTTAGTCTGTAATTAAGTGATTACGAGTAATTACTCATACACAAAGGTTATATGTTTgaatctcctttttttaatatcacgtgtataaaaaatgaaagctgTGTACTTTAATAAATGGTTTGTTTATACTCTTTActtgtttgctttttttagggaattttttattttaattattccgATTCGATCCATACCGTgatgtttgatttggttaactGAAACAATATTCCTAACCCGACAGAAACCCGTACTGATCCAATATTTATACTTATTCTATTATTgaaatacaaaacaagaaatcaaagataaataaaattagcaTTTTGTATCACTCCTTTATCACTGTCACATCTTTATCACCATTCTATCACTTCTTTATCACTCAGGTACTGTAGCACTTTTTGGTCAGAGAGGAATTTGAAATTCCtatgtttttcagttttgaccTTTGTCCCGTTTTTTATCTGTAACTTTCCAACCGttgatttaaattttatgttctttataTGGTTAGATTCAGCATGAAAAACTAAAGAACCCAACACGgaaaaaatgtcaaaatcaTTTGCATAAATGTAGAGAATTCAGTAAAAATAACACTCAAATGttcaaacaacaaacacaagTGGCTCCCAGTACATCTTGCGTATATATTGAATAATATAGTGACTaagttatttgattttatatttggATGAATTAGACTATtggatttttatattttacaagaTAATTTGGTGTATTTGTTCAAGAACTTATGTTATGTGAAAGTattataaattgtatttttattagtaTGTTTTTATCATGGTAATACCAGCGTACTGAATCAATCTGAACCGAATATTAAGTTAACCAATCCAAAGTCTTTAGTTTGGTtaacgaaaaagaaaatgaactaCTGAAatctttgatttggttaaCGAAAAGTCTTCTACCGTTCCAAATCGATTCGTACTCTAGAAATATCCAATGTTCACCGAGGAAACAACGcaaatgaaaaacaataagCACTACGTGAATGTCACGTAGTTGAACATATCCcgggagactttggaaaaggccaaagaagagagaaattttttaaaaggaatcgttatttatttttgaattttttaaggaattcattatatttgtatgtctttaatttgaaagttaagaaatttttttgtcttttttgaaatttttttaacctttTGAAAAGTAAAAGTTTTCTTATagttaaaatctaaatttactttttgaTTAAACGTGAGGTCCATAGGCCCGAGCCCACGGACTCATTTATTTCGGGGCACcacttttttggttgaaacCTAACCCCTTGTCCTCCACCTGGAGAGTGCGGAATTCTCGGCGCCAATTATCTAAACAACCAACTCAGCGTTAGTGAAGTCAATTAATCAGTCGcgctaattaaatattaatgaGCGGCTCAGAAGCTCGAACTGCTCGGGATTTCAATGGCTCATCGGCTTGGTCTGGTCTGTGACCCCACCGAAATTCACATAAAATAGGCAGTGCTGTAAACAATCAGAGCTCCTTCATATTCATACATACATGACATGTTACAGACGTCGAAGGCATGTTCGATTTATTTGCTTTTTTGCAAGCTGGAAAAGCTAAAAGCTTTTTTGGCAAGCAAAGTAGTAGTGTGTTTCCATTTGTCTGTCccacaagaaaaatatataaaaacaacaacaaaaaaaccttCAACCACGGCAACAGCTCACCACTTGGCTTAGTTAGTCATCGCTTGTCCATGTTGAAGAATTGgactaaaaaaaaagaaaataaataatatatatatatatatatgatgtgGTGAAATGGGAAAAAATCTTGGCTTTAAGGAAAATGTGGTGTGCTGTGATTGGCAATGAAGTCAATTGCTTGTATTGATTGCCATGGAAAAGTTTTAGGCTCTGAATATCCACATGCCCATAACATGCAATATAGctgtctttctttttataaatatatggaGAAAAGGAGGAAATTAAAGATAAGAATTAGCTCCTGTCCATTCATATTTGCTCATCACGTGTTCATACATATCCCTAGAGGGACACCAAATATGATTTGAGGATGATTGACTCATCTGCTCAAAACTACAACTGTTCCTAGAACCTGAAATTGGTATCTATGTAGAATTttcaattaaacaaaacatgtACCTCATTGTTAGTATCAACTCACAAACGCGTGTGCGACTAACCTTAACATAAGTCTTatctcaaaataaaaactgttTTACCTGCTAAAGGTAAAAGGGTTGAGTGAGAAAAGGGAAATACAGAGAAGGGAGGGAGGAGATAGGAGGATTAAACAAGGAAGAAAGCCATTTGAAGACAAAATAGGATACATATAGATTTTGGAAAGAGACCTATACACCGCAATTTGGTTCACTTACGTGAAGACCACTTTGGTGCATTTGCATCACAGTTTCTGTCAAGCCAATACAAGGCACACGGTTTCTATGCGTATGCAAGTTGTTTCATTTATAGATAAAGACATCACGTAGGCTCATGGCATACGTGGATCTTGATGGCTGTGCAATTCTGAGACCTCACTGGacaaatatattgtttttatgcATATACAGACTTAGTCGAGTTGGCTAGAATAAATGTGCTCCATTCTACACCGAGTTCACCTCTACCAATCTGATCACAGCAGGACAGGCCATGTGCTTGATAGAAATATTAACAGAGTTTGAGACAGTATCTTAAGTATAGAATTTTGGGTTTCCATAAGTTGACTAGGTCAAGAGACAGAAACCAGCCAGATcataaattgttatttttatgttggagaaaaacaagaaagaagcaATAAGTAAATTCAACCACTACACGAATGATCTGAAATAAATTACCTAAGCTTCTGATCCTTGTGCCTGTTAGAGTGGTAGGTCCTTCCAGGCATCAATACTCCCTCAACAAAAACCTGTGAGAAATCATAACATCACTGACACTAGAGATTTGcagctttttttgtttttgttttttaatttcagaGGCCCAGAAGAACCCAACtcaaaaatacaatttttaatGCCATGGCCTGAGAAAGTGAGAATACAAAAGAAAGCAGAGTGGTATGAGAGCTGTCTTGAACTAAGTTTTGAGGGAGACACGtagactgagagagagaggtgaagaagagggaaagaggTGCTGGGTTTTGGCTTACAGGGGATCGATGAGCCTGCAGAGCAATCTGAGGCAGATTGAGTGCTTCCATTTTCTTCCTGTTTTCCTCCACCAAACACTGCTGAAAAGAGCTCTCGTATGATAACTTAGAGTTAGCCGCCACCATTTTTCCCGAGAACCAAACGGAAGATCTCTCTgcctctgtctctgtctcttcTTCTCCTATTTTTCTTTGGATGGAAGAAAGAAGGGAAATGGATGGAggcaaaagaaaatagaaaaaacccTCTTTGGTAGTCGACCGTTAAGTTCCTTTCCACTGCATTGAGTAATGGAAGCATTACAGTTGGAAGCTGATTAGTCAGCAGCGGccattcttttttatttttgttaattatttattttcatgtattaccctttttttttctttcaatacaAGAGATGGTCTAAACTATAGGAACGTGGATTTCTATGCACTTATCTTTATCCTCAAACTGATTACATGCACTTAGTTTTTTGCTTTAACTGCTGTAAAACTGGTGTTAGAGCACTCGTCAATTAATTATCATCAAATCTCAGAGGGTTCAAATTCTGACTTTCAAATTTTACGTCTGTAGTGGCCTATTAACTTGTAAAACTGGTGAAATGTGTTAATGCCGCCGGAATTTGTGACAggttatttgaattttgaaaaaacaaagctGTGATTGGCATGAAGTCAATTGCTCATTTGCTTGTCCTCGTTGCCAGGTTCTGAAGCGCATGAATCTTCTAAAATAGACAACGTATATTCGTATTTGATCATGgcttcaaattttttgaggtaaacaagaaagaaagccATTGCAAGACAAGATAGGTTGCTTCTGGAATTTTGAAAGAGACCTAAAAACCATAAGTTTGTTCACTTACGTGAAAAGCAACTTTGTGCCAATGCATCCCAGCATGTCAGTCAAGTCATTATAAAATGCATGGTTACATTATAAACACAGACGGATGCATGATCCTGTCCCCTGATTTGTGTTCTGTTGTATACGAAAGTTATGCATGGTTACATTATAAACACAGACGGATGCATGATCCTGTGCCCTGATTTGTGTTCTGTTGTATACGAAAGTTATTTCGGTTAGAGATGTGCTGCCCTCTACTTCTGGGTTCATATAAAGACATCACATATGGTCCCAGGAAGCTTGCATTAATAAATTACAGCTTTGtatcctcttttttttttttttttttttttccagataTGGTCAATTAAACCTATCTCATCAGACCTCTCTCACAGTAGAACACAACATGTCCTTGATATGTTAGACAATATATAGCGTTTAGAGTTTGGGAAACCAAAAGCCAAAGAGTGAAAGTATGACTCTGTGGTGAAAAGGAAAAGTCCTGCATATAGTGAATTGGGGTGTTGTGATTGgcaattaaatcaattacTTGCACTGATTGCCATTAGCAACCATAAAGTTTTAGGCTTTGAACCCACATGCTCATAACATGCAATATATTTGCTCATCATGGGGTCATATATATCTCTTCAGGGACACCAGTGGAAATTAGCATCAATGTAGTGTCTTCTATTAGACAAAACATGTACCTTTCTAGGAACAAATAGAGCTCACTGCAAAACATATGCAAGTCTTATCCCAATCCCCAAACTTCTTTTTACCTGCAAAAAATAAGATAGAAGAGAGAATCAAGATCAAAAAAATCTCTACAAGGAAGAAAAGCCATTTGAAGACAAAATAGGCCGCTTATGGATTTTTGAAAGAGACCTATCaaccaaaaattcattcaCTAGTCACTTGTGAAGGCAACTTTGTGTACTCGCATCACAGTATGTCAGTCCAGCCAATAGAAGCTACATGTTTTCTACATAAATACAGACAGATGTATGCCCTTTGCCCTCATTTGTGGTCCCTTGCCTATGTAAGTTGTTTCATTTATAGATGTTATGACGGCTGAGTAATTCTGATACTAAATCTGGTCTCAGGTAGATAAGCTCTTGGCAATATTGTTCCATTTTACTTCAGCAGAACAAGCTATGTTCTTGATATAATACTTAAAGAGTTTGAGACAATATCTTAAGTATAGAATTTCTGTATCCATAAGTAATTCTATGACTAGGTCAAGGCACAAAACCCAGATCAtaaattgttattttcatgttggagaaaaacaagagagaaacaataaataaattcaaccTCTACAAGAATAATCAGAAACCAATTACCTAAGCTGATCCAGCTGAGCTGCCTTCAGATCTTTTTACTCTTACAATGTACACCTAAACAGACAACATAatcaatgaaattatattaaaaaaatgaaaaagtcaTGTATCCCTGAGCCCCCAAATCAAAATGTGATAATAATCAATCACCTTAAATGCAGTAGGCCGGATCAATTGAAAAACCAATGCATCCCCTTCCACCAAATCATGAGCAAAGGCA
The window above is part of the Prunus dulcis chromosome 1, ALMONDv2, whole genome shotgun sequence genome. Proteins encoded here:
- the LOC117613279 gene encoding probable protein phosphatase 2C 12, with product MSNKNENHQTVPLSVLLKRELANEKIERPEIVHGQASQSKKGEDFTLVKTECQRVVGDGVSTYSVFGLFDGHNGSAAAIYSKENLLNSVLAAMPSDLNRDEWVAALPRAFVAGFVKTDKEFQERAQTSGTTVTFVIIEGWVISVASVGDSRCILEPAEGGVYYLSADHRLEINEEERLRITASGGEVGRLNTGGGAEIGPLRCWPGGLCLSRSIGDMDVGEFIVPVPYVKQMKLSSAGGRLIISSDGVWDALSAETALDCCRGMAPDAAAAQIVKDAVGHKGLRDDTTCIVIDILPHEKPLPSSQPKKQGKGVLFKSMFRKKHCDSSSNVEKEYIEPDMVEELFEEGSASLSERLDTKYPLCNMFKLFMCAVCQVEIKPGEGISIHSGSSNPGKLRPWDGPFLCSSCQEKREAMEGKRPSGRRRDSDSD